One stretch of Alcaligenes aquatilis DNA includes these proteins:
- a CDS encoding PaaI family thioesterase: MKHWQAERAQPKQDFFGTHIPLMQHLGLQTVSSTEQEVITFLPWQACNANSRADVHGGTLMAILDFTLSAAARAQRPGSGMATIDMNSQFLLPARGDVWFKAQCLYLEGDTAYCEGGGYDEKERLLVKAAATFRVVRGS, encoded by the coding sequence ATGAAGCATTGGCAGGCCGAACGGGCGCAGCCCAAACAGGATTTTTTCGGCACTCACATCCCTCTCATGCAGCACCTGGGCCTGCAAACGGTCAGCAGCACCGAGCAGGAGGTGATCACCTTCCTGCCCTGGCAAGCCTGTAATGCCAACTCCCGTGCTGATGTGCACGGGGGGACATTGATGGCGATTCTGGACTTTACCCTTAGCGCCGCAGCACGGGCTCAACGCCCTGGCTCGGGCATGGCCACCATAGACATGAACTCGCAGTTTCTATTGCCTGCGCGGGGCGATGTCTGGTTCAAGGCCCAATGCCTGTATCTGGAAGGCGATACCGCTTACTGCGAAGGGGGCGGATACGATGAGAAAGAACGCTTGCTGGTTAAAGCAGCAGCCACATTTCGGGTAGTACGCGGTAGCTAA
- a CDS encoding GatB/YqeY domain-containing protein, with protein MSQTLKTRLAEDIKTAMRARDSGRLETLRFLQAAIKQREVDERTELGDTEVTSIIEKQVKQRRESIQAFESAGRTESAEKEKSELLILQEYLPQQADSAEVDAVIADAITQAQSEGAQGPALMGKVMGLVKAKLAGRADMSQVSAQVKQKLNP; from the coding sequence ATGAGTCAAACACTCAAAACCCGTTTAGCTGAAGATATCAAAACGGCGATGCGCGCTCGCGATAGCGGACGTCTGGAGACCTTGCGTTTTCTGCAAGCCGCGATCAAACAACGCGAAGTGGACGAACGTACCGAGCTGGGCGATACCGAAGTAACCAGCATCATTGAAAAGCAGGTGAAACAGCGCCGCGAATCCATTCAGGCTTTTGAGTCTGCAGGTCGTACCGAAAGCGCCGAGAAAGAAAAATCCGAATTGCTGATTCTGCAAGAATACCTGCCTCAGCAAGCCGACAGTGCTGAAGTTGATGCTGTCATTGCCGACGCCATTACCCAGGCCCAGTCCGAAGGCGCCCAAGGTCCCGCACTGATGGGCAAGGTCATGGGTTTGGTCAAAGCCAAGCTGGCAGGCCGTGCTGATATGTCCCAGGTTTCCGCTCAAGTGAAGCAAAAACTGAACCCATGA
- a CDS encoding potassium channel family protein — translation MAQFAVIGLGRFGSACALELMKTGHSVLGVDTNPKLVNKYADQLSRAVIADVTDRQALEELGLDNYDVVLVAIGADIEACLVCVVHLKSFGVPTIWAKATSHAQHLILAKIGVNRIIHPEEEMGIRVAQMLSYPMVNDYITLGNGDYIVEVTASENMNGQTIKDVLREQMDDVQVLLVKRRGQTTTQPDADFALHAKDLLILLGQLQALRTAAPKLV, via the coding sequence ATGGCACAGTTCGCCGTCATAGGATTAGGCCGCTTCGGTTCGGCCTGCGCCTTGGAACTCATGAAAACAGGACACTCCGTGCTGGGAGTGGACACAAACCCCAAATTGGTCAACAAATATGCGGACCAGTTAAGCCGTGCCGTCATTGCCGATGTCACTGACCGCCAGGCCCTGGAAGAGCTGGGGCTGGACAATTATGACGTAGTTCTGGTTGCAATTGGGGCCGATATTGAAGCCTGCCTGGTTTGTGTGGTTCATCTGAAAAGTTTTGGTGTTCCCACGATCTGGGCCAAAGCGACTTCTCATGCCCAGCATTTGATTCTGGCCAAAATCGGGGTTAACCGCATTATTCACCCCGAAGAAGAAATGGGCATACGGGTTGCCCAAATGCTCAGCTACCCGATGGTCAACGACTACATCACCCTGGGTAATGGCGATTACATTGTGGAAGTAACCGCCAGCGAGAATATGAATGGGCAGACCATCAAAGATGTGCTGCGCGAGCAAATGGACGATGTGCAGGTTTTGCTGGTCAAACGTCGTGGTCAAACCACGACCCAGCCCGATGCTGATTTTGCCCTGCATGCCAAAGACCTGCTGATCTTGCTTGGACAGTTGCAAGCTCTTCGTACTGCCGCCCCCAAACTGGTTTGA
- a CDS encoding alkene reductase: MVSLFDPIKLGDIELLNRIIMAPMTRARASEGRMPNDLMRMYYCQRASAGLIVAEATSVSPQGVGYAHTPGIWSRAQVDAWRTITEAVHAKGGRIVLQLWHVGRVSDPEFLNGQIPVAPSAIACEGMVSHLSPERPFVVPRALRSEEIADIVDDFSVAAQNALSAGFDGVEIHGANGYLIDQFLHDGSNTRTDAYGGSIENRARFLLEVVDACVAIWGAGRVGVHLSPRGGLHGMKDSDPARLFSYVACELDRRDIAFLFLRESPASDSLLPMIKCQFGGAIIANEHFDFPTAQTTLSKGMADAVSFGKAFLSNPDLPLRLQLRAPLNGWDPGSFYTQGPKGYTDYPFLKSSPEWDQPVDEDLQTH, from the coding sequence ATGGTTAGTTTGTTTGATCCAATAAAATTGGGTGATATTGAACTCCTGAACCGCATCATCATGGCGCCCATGACACGCGCGCGCGCCTCGGAGGGCCGTATGCCCAATGATTTGATGCGTATGTACTATTGTCAGCGAGCCAGTGCGGGGCTGATTGTAGCCGAAGCGACCTCGGTATCGCCGCAGGGCGTGGGCTATGCCCACACGCCGGGCATCTGGAGTCGTGCTCAGGTCGATGCATGGCGCACGATTACAGAGGCGGTACATGCCAAGGGTGGTCGAATTGTTCTGCAATTATGGCATGTGGGGCGTGTCTCTGATCCAGAGTTTCTAAATGGTCAAATACCGGTTGCGCCCAGCGCGATTGCCTGCGAGGGTATGGTCAGCCACTTAAGTCCTGAGCGTCCTTTTGTGGTGCCTCGCGCTTTGCGTAGCGAAGAAATCGCCGACATCGTGGATGATTTCTCCGTTGCGGCTCAAAATGCGCTCAGTGCCGGTTTCGATGGGGTTGAGATACATGGTGCCAATGGCTATCTGATCGATCAGTTCCTGCACGACGGCTCTAACACCCGTACGGACGCTTACGGTGGTTCTATTGAAAACCGGGCGCGCTTTCTGTTGGAAGTTGTGGATGCCTGTGTGGCCATTTGGGGTGCCGGTCGAGTCGGTGTGCATTTATCCCCGCGCGGTGGTTTGCACGGCATGAAGGATTCTGATCCAGCCCGTTTGTTCTCTTATGTGGCGTGTGAGCTGGATCGACGTGATATTGCCTTCTTGTTTCTGCGTGAAAGCCCGGCTTCGGACAGCTTATTGCCCATGATCAAATGTCAGTTTGGCGGCGCGATCATCGCCAACGAACATTTTGATTTCCCCACTGCACAGACCACTTTATCCAAAGGCATGGCAGATGCCGTGTCGTTCGGTAAGGCTTTTTTGTCTAACCCGGACTTGCCCTTGCGTTTGCAGTTGCGTGCTCCCTTGAATGGCTGGGACCCGGGCTCTTTTTATACCCAGGGGCCCAAAGGTTATACGGATTATCCGTTCTTGAAATCCAGCCCTGAATGGGATCAGCCTGTCGATGAGGATTTGCAGACACATTAA